Part of the Rhodoflexus caldus genome, CCTTTGGCAACTCCCCCCATGGCCGGGTTGCAACTCATTTGGGCAATCGTTTGCATATTCATGGTTGCAAGCAATACTTTTGCGCCCATGGTAGCTGCTGCATAAGCTGCCTCACAACCGGCATGGCCTGCTCCTACTACTATGATGTCATATTTTGGATACATCGCTGATTCTGTTTTGATTACACAAAATTAGCATATAATCTGATAAGTAAGCAGTTACAACAAATAGCATCTTTGCCATAAGCAACCAATGTGCAAAGTTTTATATCCTTATTCTACGGAAGCTCTGTTTTAAGAGGAAATCGTATCACACAACTGCGCGGATTTTATCAGCCGATATGAGTCAATACTGCTTGGGATGTTTATAAATAAATAAATCCGAATAAACTCACGGCATTATCCGCATTCAAAAAAGGAATCTAATAAGGGAGTGAGCAGTTTAAACTGACTTTTCAAATTTACCGCCAAGCCCGCTGAGTGTTTTTATGATAAATCTTTTCTTTGTGCACACTGCGGTTAAACCTTTGCGCACTCCGCGGTAAAAAGGAACGTGTTAATCTGCTCACCTGCTTAAAGTTAGCTGCTTACTTAAACAATCAAGGTAATGTTCCACGTGGAACATTACCTTGGATTAGTTTTTATAAGGATTGATTCGGTTTTTATATTAAAGCGATAAAATGCGTCTTGTTCCACGTGGAACATTAATTTTCTTGATTCATGGCTGCAGCGGCTTTGGCTTCTGCAGCAGCTTTCAGCATATTATCTAAAATTTGAAGACAGTTATCTTCTTCTTTACGCATAATTTTTTGGTCGCTGGCATTTTTGTCTTTAAATCCGCATAAGTGAAGTACACCATGTATCATTACGCGTGCTAATTCGTTCAGCATTTCTTTGTTGTATTTCTGCGCATTTTCAGTAACGCGTTCTATACTAATGAAAACATCGCCTGAAATTTCGTTGGAACCCGGTTCTGAATTATCAAAAGTAATAATATCAGTTAGAGTGTCGTGGTTCAGATACTGCATATTGATGCTATGCAGGTAATGGTCGGAACAGAAAATGTAGTTTAGTTCACCGACTTTTTTGTTGTACACATTTTCAACCATATGAGCCACCCATTCTTTGTAAACCTTTTTGGATGGCAGTTTGAAAATGATGTTTTCTGTGAAGAAATGCACTTTTTTACTCATGTCGTTGAGAATTTTGGGTTTTGATAATAAAAGTAGTAGGTAGTTTTAGGTCAAATAAAATGTCAGGTTTACTTGGCTGCCTTGCGATAGAAATTCAACTTCATCGGCAAGGTGTTTAATGATAAATATTCCTCGCCCACCGGGTTGCAGTAGGTTCTCCGGTGCAGTAGGGTCTGGCAGGTTGTTATAGTTAAAACCTTTTCCTTCGTCTTTAATGGAAAAGGATATTTTTTTGTCGTCTATGTGCATGGATAAATCAACCAGCTTCTTATGGTCTGAGCGGTTGCCATGGATGATAGCATTATTAACCGATTCTGTTACGGCAATCATGATGTTGCCATAGATATCATCATTGATATGCAGTTGTTCTTTCAGCTCTTCTATAAACTGTTCTACCACTCTGACATTTTCAGGTATAGAAGGTATGCGTAGCTGTTGTACTGCGTTCATAGTTATTTTTCGGTTAAGCGAAGAAATTATTAATTGTTGACTTGCGCTGATTCATTTATTTTTTTGAAATACTCATTGACCTCTTGCTTATAATAAGGATTCAATGAGGGTGGAACTGTTTTAAGTAGTTCTATTTGTTTGGTTTTTTCTTTCAGATATTCGTTGTAAGAACCGGGAGCGGTTTTGTTTTTATCTTTCGCACGTTCTGCCTCGCGCTGCTCATCTTGCTCCCGCTCGCGTAAAGCTTTTTCCGATTCAAGTAGACGGGTCATAATTTCTTTTTGACGCTTGATTAAATCTTGTGTAAGCCTGCGGTTTACCAAGTCTTCTTCTGTTTTTTCCATTTCTTCCAACAGTTTGGCGATATCTCCCCCACCGCCGTCTTTCCCGTTTTCTTTCTGTCCCTTTTTGTCTGTGGGTTTTCCTTCCGTGGCTTTGCGCAAGGCTCTGCGGATGAGCTCCTGCTGGGCTGCAAGTTTAGCCAATTG contains:
- the ybeY gene encoding rRNA maturation RNase YbeY, translating into MSKKVHFFTENIIFKLPSKKVYKEWVAHMVENVYNKKVGELNYIFCSDHYLHSINMQYLNHDTLTDIITFDNSEPGSNEISGDVFISIERVTENAQKYNKEMLNELARVMIHGVLHLCGFKDKNASDQKIMRKEEDNCLQILDNMLKAAAEAKAAAAMNQEN
- a CDS encoding ATP-binding protein, coding for MNAVQQLRIPSIPENVRVVEQFIEELKEQLHINDDIYGNIMIAVTESVNNAIIHGNRSDHKKLVDLSMHIDDKKISFSIKDEGKGFNYNNLPDPTAPENLLQPGGRGIFIIKHLADEVEFLSQGSQVNLTFYLT